The genomic region TCTAATTCCTTCAAATAATTATTAGACTTTAAAAAACAAAATATGCAATTATTTAACTTACCTAAATGGTAAGAAATTTGAATTAAATTTTTAAGTTCACTAACAGCTCTAGCTGTAATAAAATTAAATTTTTCCAACTCTGAAGAATCTTCAGCACGAATATTTTTGATAGTTAAATTTCCTAGATTTAGCTTTTGCTTAACCAATTCTAAAAATACGCATCTTTTTTTAAGAGGCTCATAAATTGTTAAATTAAAGTTTTGGTTTGTATATATATAGTAAGGTAAAGAGGGAAATCCTGCTCCTGCGCCAATATCTAATATATATTTAGATTTTAAATCACAAACTTTTTGATTTATTTCTTTAAATACTAAAATTGATTCAATAATTCCTTCTAAAATTAGTTTTTCATTATGAAAGCCAGTTAAATTATATTTTTGATTTTCTGTTTCGATCAAAACATAATATTGATATAGCATTTCATTAATTTCATCAGAATTTTCAGGTAAAAATTTCTTAAATAAATTATTTGTGTCTTTGACCGTAAGCATAATAAACATCTGTAATCGAAGTTTTATTAATATTTGCTTCAATTACAAGTCCTAAGAATTTTGCAAGTGAAAGAATTTTTAATTTTTTGTAGTTCTTTAAATG from Metamycoplasma salivarium harbors:
- the rsmG gene encoding 16S rRNA (guanine(527)-N(7))-methyltransferase RsmG; the protein is MLTVKDTNNLFKKFLPENSDEINEMLYQYYVLIETENQKYNLTGFHNEKLILEGIIESILVFKEINQKVCDLKSKYILDIGAGAGFPSLPYYIYTNQNFNLTIYEPLKKRCVFLELVKQKLNLGNLTIKNIRAEDSSELEKFNFITARAVSELKNLIQISYHLGKLNNCIFCFLKSNNYLKELENSQKYIKELNLHIKTLEIICNNIKNVIVYYQKEKQTPKDYPRKWSQIIK